One Candidatus Saccharimonadales bacterium genomic window carries:
- a CDS encoding low affinity iron permease family protein: protein MAKNKEELFTRFTSTVSAWLGRPWVFVLALSVLTLWAVTGPILGFSDTWQLIINTSTTIITFLMVFIIQNTQNRDNLAMNIKQDAIMKKLGITSKDLIDAEDESDQKLEKRKQKMQKKASKSHK, encoded by the coding sequence GTGGCTAAAAATAAAGAAGAATTATTTACACGCTTTACAAGTACTGTTTCTGCGTGGCTAGGACGGCCTTGGGTATTTGTTTTAGCTCTTAGCGTACTTACACTTTGGGCGGTAACGGGACCGATTTTGGGTTTTTCGGACACCTGGCAACTCATTATCAACACGAGTACGACGATTATTACTTTCTTGATGGTTTTCATTATTCAAAATACGCAAAATCGGGATAACCTAGCGATGAATATCAAACAAGATGCAATCATGAAAAAGCTGGGTATTACAAGTAAAGATCTGATTGATGCCGAGGATGAAAGCGACCAGAAGTTGGAAAAACGCAAGCAAAAAATGCAGAAAAAGGCCTCGAAATCACATAAGTAA
- a CDS encoding aquaporin, giving the protein MIAHEKTSVEKEFRALVAELFGAFALTFAGVGIASLAHAPGSRVDFIAQVITPALMVMAVIYSLGRVSGAHINPAVTFAFAIRRAFEWRRVPGYIIVQLIGAVLAVLLLKMFLSNTSPIEAPLPDISLPLALGMEAILTLLLVTVIIGTATGSKIVGPNAGIAVGGTVALCSALGATTSGGSMNPALSFGALLVTGKLEMFWIYLVGPIIGASLAVLLNYLTHGKPTKHELTTASGEAEKAE; this is encoded by the coding sequence ATGATTGCGCATGAGAAGACTTCGGTTGAGAAAGAATTTCGCGCGTTGGTCGCGGAGCTCTTCGGAGCATTTGCTCTTACTTTTGCCGGAGTTGGAATTGCATCACTTGCCCATGCTCCGGGATCTCGGGTAGATTTTATTGCTCAAGTAATCACCCCCGCCCTCATGGTGATGGCGGTTATTTATTCATTAGGAAGGGTCTCGGGAGCTCATATTAATCCTGCTGTTACTTTTGCTTTTGCCATTCGAAGAGCATTTGAATGGCGACGAGTGCCGGGATATATAATTGTCCAGCTAATAGGTGCTGTTCTCGCGGTTCTCCTGCTTAAGATGTTTTTGAGTAATACGAGTCCTATAGAAGCGCCTCTTCCCGATATTTCACTACCCCTTGCGCTGGGGATGGAGGCGATTTTAACGCTTTTGCTAGTGACTGTCATTATTGGTACGGCTACAGGGAGTAAGATAGTAGGGCCAAATGCGGGCATTGCCGTAGGGGGCACGGTTGCATTATGTTCGGCTCTGGGGGCAACCACAAGCGGAGGGTCGATGAACCCTGCCTTATCATTTGGGGCACTGTTGGTAACAGGTAAGCTAGAAATGTTTTGGATATATCTTGTAGGGCCTATTATTGGTGCCTCTTTGGCCGTGCTTCTCAATTATCTTACGCACGGCAAGCCAACCAAGCACGAACTCACCACGGCAAGTGGTGAGGCTGAGAAAGCCGAGTGA
- a CDS encoding alpha/beta hydrolase has product MVTEVLFIQGVGEGAYEEDSLLAKSLQKELGSHFKVTYPKMPDEVNAPYDTWKTQIQKELDAASEPVILVGHSLGASYIAKLLTQVKVHKPLRGIFLLEAPFWGGQGWLYEGYEELELPQNVVTKFPDGVKLFLYHTRDDEIVPFDHLALYSTLLPQATVREIEKGGHQLNNDLSVVARDIKELK; this is encoded by the coding sequence ATGGTTACCGAAGTATTATTTATTCAAGGCGTAGGTGAAGGTGCCTACGAAGAAGACTCGCTGTTAGCAAAAAGCCTACAAAAAGAGCTTGGTTCACACTTTAAAGTCACTTATCCAAAGATGCCCGATGAGGTAAATGCGCCATATGACACATGGAAAACACAAATCCAGAAAGAACTCGACGCGGCCTCGGAACCAGTTATTCTGGTAGGTCACTCGTTAGGTGCATCTTACATTGCCAAGTTACTTACTCAAGTCAAGGTCCACAAACCGCTTAGAGGAATCTTTTTACTAGAAGCACCCTTTTGGGGCGGTCAGGGCTGGTTATACGAAGGTTACGAAGAATTGGAGTTGCCTCAAAATGTAGTGACAAAATTCCCAGATGGAGTGAAGTTATTTTTATATCATACGCGCGACGACGAAATCGTTCCATTTGATCATCTCGCGCTATACTCAACACTGCTGCCACAGGCGACTGTTCGGGAAATTGAGAAGGGGGGTCACCAACTAAACAATGACCTATCGGTGGTAGCTAGAGATATAAAAGAGCTGAAGTAG
- a CDS encoding helix-turn-helix domain-containing protein — MKRASNRSRCPINFTTEIFGDTWSFLILRGILTYGAKTYSDFLKSEERIGTSVLADRLVHLEKAGIILKSIDKEDGRKVAYTLTEAGLGTIPIIYEMALWGTMTSENPKMPPAWFEAIQFDRTTVLKAWREAIMSDSAFFVGPNSVVRQLGLNT; from the coding sequence ATGAAGCGAGCGAGTAACCGATCAAGATGCCCTATTAATTTCACAACTGAGATATTTGGTGATACGTGGTCATTCTTAATACTCAGAGGTATCCTGACGTACGGCGCAAAAACCTATAGCGATTTCCTAAAGTCAGAGGAACGGATAGGTACTAGTGTGCTTGCCGATAGGCTGGTTCACCTGGAAAAGGCGGGTATTATCTTAAAGTCGATCGATAAAGAAGACGGGCGGAAAGTCGCATATACGCTGACTGAAGCCGGGCTGGGGACAATTCCTATCATCTATGAAATGGCTCTTTGGGGTACAATGACAAGCGAAAACCCCAAGATGCCTCCGGCTTGGTTTGAGGCAATACAATTTGATAGGACGACGGTATTGAAGGCGTGGCGTGAAGCTATTATGTCGGACAGTGCGTTTTTTGTCGGACCAAATAGTGTGGTCAGGCAGCTCGGTTTAAATACGTAA
- a CDS encoding DUF1761 domain-containing protein, giving the protein MKKINYWAVLVAILVTFIASAIWYAAFAHQYFELRGIDPNDQAATAMPGWQILVILGRHLVVTLVIAYAFIRMGITTLKEGLGMSFLFWLGFPAVLLVGSIVSDKVPFELAAIHGGDWLVKLLIIGAILALWQKKVKKGV; this is encoded by the coding sequence ATGAAAAAAATTAACTATTGGGCCGTACTGGTGGCGATACTCGTAACATTTATCGCCAGTGCTATTTGGTACGCTGCATTTGCACATCAATACTTTGAGCTACGGGGGATCGACCCTAACGATCAAGCCGCAACAGCGATGCCAGGATGGCAGATACTTGTTATCCTCGGGCGACATCTTGTTGTGACACTCGTCATAGCCTACGCGTTTATTCGCATGGGAATCACTACGCTAAAAGAAGGCCTAGGGATGAGTTTTCTTTTCTGGCTTGGCTTTCCAGCGGTTTTGCTCGTTGGTTCAATCGTTAGTGATAAAGTACCTTTCGAGCTCGCCGCGATTCATGGGGGAGACTGGCTTGTTAAACTTCTTATTATTGGGGCGATCCTTGCCCTTTGGCAAAAGAAAGTAAAGAAGGGAGTATAG
- a CDS encoding DUF1761 domain-containing protein: protein MEDINFWAIVAAVIASFVTSSIYYVVFSKQWASVSKVGAAAAEANAKHPGPFQGIVQIARTLVLTFVVAFLVSNLHIHDAASAIGLSFILWVGFPVVLLTGSVMWEKSPVKLAMLHAGDSLLALLIMTLVLSLWR, encoded by the coding sequence ATGGAAGATATTAATTTTTGGGCTATCGTTGCTGCGGTAATCGCTTCATTTGTGACAAGTTCGATCTATTACGTTGTTTTCAGTAAGCAATGGGCATCGGTAAGTAAAGTTGGCGCGGCGGCCGCCGAGGCAAACGCCAAACATCCAGGCCCTTTCCAGGGTATCGTACAAATTGCCCGCACTCTCGTACTTACGTTTGTCGTTGCCTTTCTCGTAAGCAATTTGCACATTCACGATGCCGCGAGTGCCATCGGCCTTAGTTTTATCCTTTGGGTCGGCTTTCCAGTCGTACTGCTTACCGGTTCGGTCATGTGGGAAAAATCCCCAGTAAAGCTCGCCATGCTTCACGCTGGCGACAGCCTCCTAGCACTTCTTATTATGACCCTGGTCCTATCCCTCTGGCGCTAG